The Brassica oleracea var. oleracea cultivar TO1000 chromosome C7, BOL, whole genome shotgun sequence sequence TAATTATCCAATTTACTTCCAGTCTGGTTTTAAAAGATTGCATCAAACAGTATCTTGATAACTTACATGTGTTGATGGTGTTGGTTTTGGAGAGTCTAGAGTGAAAGTTTCTTGCGGTGAAAATGAGTATCTTGAGGAAGTTATAAAGCCCATCTCCTAAGATCAACGCAATGCATATAAAAACCTTGTAACCATTTAAGCTCTTCATGCTGCTCTCTGGCAAAGTAGCGGGGAACCATTCTCCTTTGAGGTTTGCTATCAGTGGCCACATTATTCCCCACGAGAGGATTGCACCAAAGAGTAACGATAGATTCACCAAATGTGAACAGATCATCCCAGCTCCAACGTATGTCATACTAAAGTCGAAGAAAAAACTGTATCCCCCACAAAGAAATAAAACGTTTTAATCAAAACTTGATGATAAGGCTACAAAAACAGAGCAAACAGAGCAAAACTCACGATTTTTTCCAAGCTTGTAATCCAAAAGTAGGGAACTGAGAAAAGCCACATGAGTCTCCACCTGAGTAGAACCATCCAAAGAATGCCCAAAAGAAACTCAAGCAAAACGATTTTATAAAACCACGAATCTGTTTCCTATAAGAAGAAAAAACAAGAATCATCAATAAATATCCAATAATTTAAAGTGGAGAAAAGGATTCAAGAACATATATAACACATACTTGGCTGTCTTGTCTCCTTTGCTAGTGTGAAACCCATTGATAAGAACAGCAGTTGCTGTCCCACTAGGATAAGTGAGCTTATAGTCTATGATCATCACCTGTTTTTTAACACCATTTCATAATCAGCACCCACGCTATAGTATCAACATAACTCCTAAGAAAGTCACTAATTACCTTTCGAAGAGGTACCAATACAACTAGTCCAATGAAGCTAGTAACAAATAGGAATGACGTCATCCATCCAACGCCAGGTTCCTTGATACCACGAGGATTGTTTCCTTGTGTGTTCACTCCTGTTAGCTCGTATGTTCTTCTATTTAAACCCAACAAGTACGACGCAAATCCACCTACATAACCAAACTTAGTCTAATATTTTGTATATATAATAATAATTAAACGTTGTTGTTTTTTTTATGGTAATGAAAAGAACCTGCAAGAGCGATGCTGTAACAAGCAACAGCACAAGTCTGAGCGATGGTGTTTTCTTGGCGTGTGAAAGGAGTGGTGACGATTCCTGCTTTCTGGAGGATCTTGGTCCATGATTTGAGGAAGACGAAGGCCAGAAGAGCTGATGAGATATTGAGATTCGGTACGAGTCCTGTCGTTAGGTTTAGCTTCAGACAGATGACACTGTACACGATTCCGATGAATACACTCGCGACGATGGAACGAACCGTGATCTGTTTCCTCCACGGAGGTGGTTTCCTCGAATCTGTAGACTCGTCGTCTTCGTAACATTGGTTGTGTTCTCTCTCGACACTCCTCTCGTTTTCCATTCTGAAAGTCAAGAAAACTACAAATCGATTGGTTTGCTTGTGGCACACGGTAGGTGAATTTCAAGATCCGGGAGAGGAAGAGGATTCCAAGAGACGGATTTTCACGTAAGATCCAAGAAGAAGAAGAGAGAATCGCATTTTAACGAACGTTGAATTGGTAAAGAGATTTATAGAAGAATGAAATTGAATGAAGAGAGAGAGAGAGGAGGAGGAGGAAGAAAAGTGTACTGCATGGAAGTACAAATTAGGGTTTGTATTTTTTTATGACAGTACAGAAAGAACATAGGTGTGATTTCAAAGTGTCGTAAACTTAATATGAGGAAAGTACACGCGTATCGGAGTAAAACAGACAAAGCTGGAGATATGGTTGTTTGGTCTGATTACCAAACCTTGCATTGCATGTAATAATATAATTTATTTCGTTTTTTATTATTTAGTATCCACCATAATAGGGAAGAAGAGATCGTACACAATTCTTAGCCCAAAAAAAAGAGATCGTACACAATTCCAAAATGTGTTTTTCTCCCTCCGTTTCGATTTAATTGTCGTTGTAGGGAAAAAAATTTCTTTCAAAATAAACATCGTTTTAGAGTTTCAATGCAAAATTTATTAAAAAGATTATCCACTTTATTTTTCTGTTGGTTGAAATATGGTTAGGTGTATAAGTGATTGTATTTTTGTTTTGGAAACATACAAAATCATATGTTTTCTTAATCCGTGTGCATAAACCTATAATGACAACTAAAATGAAACGGTAGAAATATTTTATTTTAATATAAAATAGGGAAAAATTTGGAGTCCCTTGAAAGTGTCGACAGTAACCCCACAAAGGTGAAAGGCACTGACTTTAGTGGGTGGGTGCATCTTTGACTTCAGTTGCTACCTGATTTGTCCCATCGAAGTTTTTATGTGTCGTCGGTTTCTTTTCCCATAAGAATTGTTTTCAATCGATATTCTCATCCAACTATAGTTGTTCAAAATATTCCAAAGTAACTTTCGTAACAATTTTTTGGGGAAAATTAGAAGATATATCCATCAAGTGAAGTAAAATTAAGTGAATGACCATCCAATTTTGGCTATCATATTAATTAACTCTTTTTAGATTGTTACAGTGGAGTCTGTTGAAAACAATATTCAACTGTTAAATAGACACAAACGAGATGTTGAATTAATTGTTAAATCTAATATGGATTAAATTTTGAAAACATGGAAAGAGGAGAGAGACAAGACATGTGCCAGTTTGGTAACAGTTATTGATACTCCATCAGTTTATTCTGTTTCCGAAAATAAAATTTTTTAAATTTTTTTAGATTTTCTATATTGTTAATGTACTTTTTATACTTTTGAAAAACATTAATTTAGAATATTTGAATTGATTAAATTTCATTGGTGAAAATTTATTGGAAATTGTATAATAAAATAAAAATTAAATTAAATTATAAATATTTATTAAATTCTTAATAAACATACATACTCTAAAAAATCTTACTTTCGAGAACCGAAGGAGTAATTTTTTGTATTTGTTTTTCATCCTAATGGTTTATAACTCATATTTATATAGTAAATAAATTTAATTTTTCATTTTGTTTTATATCAAAAGTTATTAATTCTATTTGATTTGGATATGAAACAAAAAAAAAATTTACCATGATTTAGTTAATTTTTAATGAATGATTATGTGGAAAAAAAACTGATGTGTAATATTTAAAAGTAAAAAGTGGGTATTGAATTTATCAAACCATTATATATATAGCCCTAAGAGATAGTTAGCAGGGCTGGCCCAGGAAAGAAAGCAAACAGTGCATCTGCTCGGGATCCATCCTAAAAAATAATAAAATTTAATGATAAAAGGGTTTCCCAAATTTTTGAGCCCATAATTTTTTTTATCATATACAATTCATTAAAAAAAATAATCCGTTTCACAATGTAAGTAGTTTAGACTAAAAACACTAATATTAAAAAAGTTTGATATTTTAAAAAAATAATATTTAATTAATTAGTTCAACCAATTATAAAAATTTTGATATTATTTGATTGGTTACACTATACCCAATAAATATAAAAGTTATCTAGATATTTGGAAACTAATTACATTTTGAAACAAAAAAAATTTCTTTAAACTAGTTACAATAAATAAAAACGGAGGGAGTATAATTTTGCCCCGATAGTTAGTTAGGTTCGGATTACCACCAAATCATATGACTTACACATTTACCTTCATACAAAACTTAACACTAACAACTAATATCATCATCGTCATCCAAAAAGGATATTCTAACAAACTATGGGCATACTTTTAAGAACTTTACTTCAAGCATCAGCATACGTATAAACCATTCCACATTTCTAGAACTGGTATATTCTTTACACTTTTGTGAAAATGAAATCAATACTAGTTGCATATATAGTTCTCTAGATTAATTTTACTTTGAAGTAGAATATATTTTTTTATTGCTACTTAATACTAGTATGTATATTGAAGTGAGAAAACCAATTATTTTGATATATATAATATGTCTGGTATGATTAACCAAACAATTTACGTGAAATATGATTACGGAGGTATGCTAATTAACTGAATACAAAATATCTTATCAAAGACTAAATGTAGGTGATTTCCATAATGGTAAATTAAAATCACAGTGAATTGCTGGGCAAACTCCATGATTAAGCACTGACAATGTCATAGATTATCTATATTATCAGAAGAAATAAAAAAAGGCTAACAAAACAAATGACCCAACAACACCATAATGCATCAGAAAGAAACAAATCAAGAGGGGATAAACCACTGAGCGTCCTTTAGTTTAAACTTGGAGGAGAGGGTGGGAAAGCGTTTGATGCTCTTTGTTGCAAGGTTGTAGACACAAATGTCGAGGAATGAAAGTGGTATGAGACGGAAGCGGTCATCACGGGTGAAATAGATGGAGTTTGGCTCGATACCAAATGTGGCGTCAGCAGGCACGGTGATACCCAAATCTAGAAACAGTGCCTCATCCCCTAGAGAATCCACCTCAACAAGACAGGGCTTGTAGGTCTCGGGGTCCAGATCTTTAAGTTGCCTCTTGTACACGCCGAACATCCTATGCTTTTCAAAGGTAGTAGTAGACTCGTAAGTGTAGTTATGGACCAACAAAACCGCTCCTGATCTTGTAACAACAGCAATGTTATAGCTTTCTGAGATGACCTTAAATGCTCTCATTCGTTCCTCTTCTTCTGCACTTGGAAATGGCTTATACCATGTAAACATGGGTTGCTCGATGACATCCTCAAAACCGTCTTTTCCAGACAAATCTATGTGCGGGAGTAAAGACGTAAAGGTTATAGCCATTGAGCACCATATCATCTTGGCCTTTAAAAAACACGTTAACACCAACCCGTGTCTGAATCTCACTGTAACGATCATCCCCTTTCTTGCAAAACCGAATAAAGTCACATCTGTCGAAACGACACACGACAACGTAGTCTCTCGTCTCCTCGTCCACCCACACTACACCTCTCAGTTTTTCCGCAGATTTACGAATCCCAGCAGAATTTCCAACCAACGCCTCGTTAAAATCTCCATCTCCTAATGGCTCAAGACTATGAACGCAACCCTCGCACGACACCAGCTCTAGACGTGGAAGATCTATCTTCTCATCGCTAAACACATCTACGATATAGAGATTGGATTGAGAATCCGCCACAAGGAACCACTTACCTGAGTTTCCGAGGAATCGACACCCTGAAAAGTCCCTTCTCGGCACGTAAACCCTATCTTCCTCTGGGTTGTAGAGACGACAACCACCCTCTTCTGGAGAGAGCAACAGCAATGGAGATGATCCACCTTTTGGCCCTAACGTTTGCTTGGAACACAAGTACCAGTTCGAACATACCATCTTAGCCTTGTAGAAATCCATAAAACTCAAACGTTCGAACAGAGATCTCAAGATGTCCACTGGGAGGTCTGACCAGCGGCCGGAATCAAGAGTCTCCATGGTTTGTTGCTGAGAACGTTTTCTCCCTGATTTACTTATTAAAATATCCTTCCTTAAAAAAAAAAAAATAATCCTTCCTTCTTTTTACCTGTTTATTTATTTTTTGTTTTCTCAGTATAATTAATTACAAATTTCAATTCTTTAGTAAAAAATATTTTCTAGATTTTGTTCTACATTAGATAAGATGTAGATAATGATAGATTTAAACATAAAAATAATTAATAACAATTATATAAAGAAATATTCCATAGAAAGAAAACAAAAGTGCACGATTTTAAAAATAAGAAATTTCTAGTTATAAATTATAACGCGATTTAAAGCCCCATCAGTGGTAAAAATAATTATCTTTACCAATATAATAAAAAAAAATTAGGTGAATAGTTAAATTAAACAGAAAATTGTATAAATCAGTGAAATTAAAACAAGTGTTTCAAGAGGTTCTCAATTTTTATTTTGACACTCACTCATACACTTTTATTACTTTTAAGCAATGTTTTTAAATCCGACCCGGACGATTTACCGGATCGTTGGGTCACTGGGTCGACCGCGGGCGAACCGCGGGTTAATAAATGAATTAATTTTATTATATAATAATATATCAGCTATTAAATAAAAATATAGAAACTAAAGTTTAATATTTTTTAAATGTTTTTATAAACATAAAATAATAGTTTGGATATGTATATTTTTATGTTTAATAACATTCATAAAATACTTAACTTTAATTTCTATATTTTTATTTTCATTTGATATACAAAATATCAAAAAATAGTTTAGACTATTTATAATTTTTTCTAACAAGGTAAGAGTTATGACATCTAAAAAAATCAAGACATAAAATTTATAAATATTTAAATGTTTAATGTGAATAATAAATTAAATTTCAAATACAAAATAAACCAAAAGTAAAAAATTATAAATTATCAATAACGGAAATAAATAAACACCAAATCACATCAACTAGTTTTGGTTCTCTCTACCATCGTTCACTTTATTTTCTTCAAGTGACATGGTAAAATCTTCATTAAAATCTAAAAATCACAAATATAAAACTGAAAAGGAAAAACATAACTTTTTTTGTCAGTATATAACTTTTTAATTAGAAATTTAGAATATAAAACATAATTAAAAATTAAAAAAAAAAGTAAAAATTATTTATTGGTTCAACCAGTGGTTCAACAGGTATCAGATTCCGGGTTCTACTGAGTTTTTGTAGGTTTTTGCGGGTTTCTAAATATTAAGTTTTTCACAAAACTCAAACCGGATTTTTTTTGGGTTGCCGGATTTACCGGTTCAACCGCGGATCCGGATCGGGTTTCAAAACACTGCTTTTAAGTTATTTTATTCTTGACAGACCCATTAAAACCCTCAATGTGGGTGCTGTTAACCAACTGATTGGGCGTGGGCGTGTTCAAAAAGAAAAAAGACTGCTTGCGCAAGAAGCAACTCCTCCTTTCCTCGTCAACTTTGCATTTAGATTGAAATTGGTTATGCATCTGGATTTAAAAACCAACTTGCTAAAACAACATCGCGTGCATTTACAACAACATACAATAGTAACACATGTTTGTTTTTCTTTTTATCAGATTAAATCTATTATACATAGTCTAAAAAAAAAAAAAAATCTATTATACATAGTCAACAAAAGAAGACAAAAGAGAAACCTAGAATACAGAGGTCTTAGAGTACTTGAAAAAGAACTCTTCGTTGTTACAGTAATTAAATAAAACAGTATAAACCTGAATCAACAGTTTTGGGAACCTGCTTGAGAAGTACCGATCAAACCCTTCAGGTACACTCCCAAGTAGTTCCTGTAACTCACCAGGAAGCTCTCTATAATGATTCAGCTTGTTCCTTATGACCCTCAACAAGTCCCTGATGCTGTCAAACTTGTACCGCCTGTAACGCCCGATGTTGTCTAGGAATATACTATCCAACTTCTCATCCCACCTCCCGTTCAGAGTAACCGCTGCTGTGCTTTCAAGTGCAGCCAAGAGCTGTGACCCTTCTTCTCGGTTCTCCAGTTCGACTCTATCGCTTGCATCCCGGAGAAAAGACAGTCTCATGTCAGCGTTCCAGAACAATGGATGGTGCAGAACTTCTTGTGCTGTCGGTCTGCATTTTCACAAACCAAAAGTAAATCTTGATACACTAACCCCAGATAGAGATAGATGAACAGAGACCATAGAGAGAAGATGATTTATTTCTTTACCTCAAAATTGGATTAGGATGCAGAAGACCAGAGAGAAGATGAACAGCTTCTGGAATACTCTCAATCAAGAAAAGATCTTTTCTATCATTCAAAATGTTTATATCCCTCTCAAAATTATCCCCATAAGGATGTTTGCCTGCAGTCATGCAGAAAAAGAGTACACATCCTAAACCGAAGAGATCAACTGCTCTAGTTTGTCGCTCATTGCGGAGTTGCTCAGGTGCTTGCCACCCAGAACTTCCAGAACCTATCATTATTATAAAGAAAAATTAATTTCATTTTCTGTTTATGTCACTATATTGTATCATCCAAAGGCTTCAAAGATTCTTACCAGTTGAGTTTCTAGTCAGTGCACTTGTGTCGGCTGGCAAACGTTTGCTAATACCCATATCTGATAGCTTTGCGCACAGAGATGAGTTGTTCTTAACAATCAACACATTTTGAGGCTTTAGATCTCTATGTATGATTCCTATATCATGCAAATGAACTAGACCAGCTACTATATCCCTGTGACATAAACATACAAGAAAAAATCAGAACGCTGCAACCTTTTTTGATTTTAAGTGTTGAGAAAAGCTAAACTAACCTCATTAGCTTCAACAAAACAGGAGAAGGATGTCCGTTCCCCTTCCACAGTTCAACTCCATTATCAACGACTGAAGCCGTTGGACTCTCAAGGAGTCCAGAGGAAGCATGTATGAGATCGTTTAAGCTACAAGCGCACCGTTCCAACGAGATATAGATAAAATGCTCGTCTTGGTCAACCGCGTACCACCGGACGATATTTGGATGCTTGTCTGAAGCCATGAGATTCAAAATCTCCTTCTGAGCCACATCGTGATGTGTTTGTACTAGACGCTTAACCGCTACAAGACGGCCTTCGTAGGATCCTTCAAGGACAACGGTTCCATTGCTTCCTTTAGCAATCTCCTTGTTGGAAACAAACAGTTTGCCAACTCTATATCCCTCCAGTGCGTTATTGTTAAGGTCAGGGAAGCTTATACGTAGCTTTTTCTCGTTCTCTTCGAATGAGAGATCTTTGTTCCCTCCAGATATGTTCCCAGTCTTCTTCTGAACAGCCTTTACAGTCCCATTTTTCTTAGGCTTTTTCTTCTTAGGTGCCACTATAGGCACTTCAGACACGGAAGGTTCCTTGTTCCATTTGCTTTGCCTTATACGACGAAAGACAAGTCCACAGACAGAAAGAACAGAGACACAAAAGCCGATAAGCAGGACAATCAACTTGCTAGCGAAGCCCTTCTTTGTAGTGCTTCCATCATTACCATCAGTGATCTGATGTATTGTAGTCTCGGCGAGAGGAAGGGAGAGGACTCGCTCAGCCTCTTTGTTGCTCGGAAGTGCCAAAGGATTCCCATTCCCAGGAGCCAACTGATTCTGCTTCCTATCTGGAACCGCTAGATACAACGCTCCATCAAGAAAACCAACTCTCGGAAACAGTTTCTCAAAGTTATAATCACGGAACCGCATCACAGTAGCGTTTACCATCGACAACCCACCACCACCACCACCACCACCACCAATGA is a genomic window containing:
- the LOC106302061 gene encoding metal-nicotianamine transporter YSL2, whose product is MENERSVEREHNQCYEDDESTDSRKPPPWRKQITVRSIVASVFIGIVYSVICLKLNLTTGLVPNLNISSALLAFVFLKSWTKILQKAGIVTTPFTRQENTIAQTCAVACYSIALAGGFASYLLGLNRRTYELTGVNTQGNNPRGIKEPGVGWMTSFLFVTSFIGLVVLVPLRKVMIIDYKLTYPSGTATAVLINGFHTSKGDKTAKKQIRGFIKSFCLSFFWAFFGWFYSGGDSCGFSQFPTFGLQAWKKSFFFDFSMTYVGAGMICSHLVNLSLLFGAILSWGIMWPLIANLKGEWFPATLPESSMKSLNGYKVFICIALILGDGLYNFLKILIFTARNFHSRLSKTNTINTLAEVPGEGTKESERLKRENEVFVRESIPLWMACVGYLFFSLVSIVAIPLMFPQLKWYFVLVAYLLAPSLSFCNAYGAGLTDMNMAYNYGKAALFVMAALAGEKDGVVAGMVACGLIKSIVSVSADLMHDFKTGHLTLTSPRSMLVAQAIGTAIGCVVAPLTFFLFYKAFDVGNPDGEYKAPYAIIYRNMAIIGVQGLSALPHNCLELCYGFFAFAVAANLARDFLPEKVGKWIPLPMAMAVPFLVGGSFAIDMCIGSFVVFIWQKVNRKKAEFMVPAVASGLICGDGLWILPSSLLALAKIRPPICMNFTPAH
- the LOC106306624 gene encoding serine/threonine-protein kinase/endoribonuclease IRE1b: MRGGSALLDLIVFLLVSPFAHSLKGSELSKFSDKSVSNQISQPDRYVLVATVDGAISLVDKSSRKVDWTFDTNEPIYSSYKAPHYHGGERAPLLSDDFYMDCDKDWNLYKTSIREGNRTKEIVDASEFIGSLPYSLTDRIVLGKKDTSVFLLDGRTGELVTRYRVDDLYTTNSVVQNGKDKAIVLSKEAPVVLGQEHLPEMVYVERRDFKLQCVSKFGDVLWSVSYAEMEAKLQHHESVQLIGGGGGGGGGLSMVNATVMRFRDYNFEKLFPRVGFLDGALYLAVPDRKQNQLAPGNGNPLALPSNKEAERVLSLPLAETTIHQITDGNDGSTTKKGFASKLIVLLIGFCVSVLSVCGLVFRRIRQSKWNKEPSVSEVPIVAPKKKKPKKNGTVKAVQKKTGNISGGNKDLSFEENEKKLRISFPDLNNNALEGYRVGKLFVSNKEIAKGSNGTVVLEGSYEGRLVAVKRLVQTHHDVAQKEILNLMASDKHPNIVRWYAVDQDEHFIYISLERCACSLNDLIHASSGLLESPTASVVDNGVELWKGNGHPSPVLLKLMRDIVAGLVHLHDIGIIHRDLKPQNVLIVKNNSSLCAKLSDMGISKRLPADTSALTRNSTGSGSSGWQAPEQLRNERQTRAVDLFGLGCVLFFCMTAGKHPYGDNFERDINILNDRKDLFLIESIPEAVHLLSGLLHPNPILRPTAQEVLHHPLFWNADMRLSFLRDASDRVELENREEGSQLLAALESTAAVTLNGRWDEKLDSIFLDNIGRYRRYKFDSIRDLLRVIRNKLNHYRELPGELQELLGSVPEGFDRYFSSRFPKLLIQVYTVLFNYCNNEEFFFKYSKTSVF